ATTCGCCCCCACCTCCGAAGGAGGCACCCGGGACCCAACGGAAAGCCAGCGAGAAGTGAAGCCGTGCCCCGGGGGCCAATGAGCGGGGTGAGCCGCCCCGGCGGGAGGAAATGATGCCGGCCGGCCGATGGGGTTGTTCTTCGATTCAGTTCCTCGAGGGAGTCCCGGTGGGTCCGGTCCGGGGAGCCTGCGGTCCCGCTGCTTGTCCCGGATCCGGCTGCGCCGGCACCGCTGGACCCCCGTGACCCAGCTTCTTGGGAAAGGGCCGCTTCGAGTCACCCCTCCATTTTGCTGTTCGGCGCCCAACGGGCTGGTTGAACCAAAACCGGCCTTAGCTGCCCCAAAACCCAAATGCAAAAGAGGGCAGCAGTAGCGGGGCTGGCAGCCGGGGACGCCGGCCGCGTGGGGACACCCGTGTTCCATCACGGGGTGGGGATTCGCATCCCGAGTCCAGCCGTGGGAGCTGAAAATCCGGCCTGGGAAGGAGAGCGATGGAAGGAAGCCCGCAAAGTGCGGAGCATCCCAGCGCGGCTGGAGACTGCACCTGGCCACGGCGCTGGGCGACGCTCCGGAGGATGCTCCGTCCTTCTGTCCTTCTGCTCACACCCGCCCACCCCTCTGGGTGACGAGCTCAGGTGCTGACCAAGCAGGGGACACcgggcagcacccatgggtgcccccagaaagaaaacagaaccgCCCGGTGCCAAAGGGCTGCACCGGCACCCGCGCGGGGCCCTGGGTGTTGCCCAAGGGGCCGAGGGCGGCGGAAACCCGGTAcgggcagcagtgcaggcagcgctgccctcATCGCCGCGTCAGGCTTATGCAATACCACCACGGGAGAACCCGGCTTGCAcggccccggcgctgccggcaGCACCCAGCGCAACCCCCCTTGCACCCCTCAGGTCCCCTTTCCCGGTGGATGGAGCCCGGCAGGAACCAGGCACCAATGGGGGCTTTTTCCACCCACCCCATAAAAATGGATATATTTTTGAGATGCGTTGCAATGTGGTTGATTTTGACGACCGTCAAAAGTTGCCGGTGTGAGCAGAGCGAGCCGCCCTGCGCCAAATTTGCGCATTCTGAGGGTTCGGTGGTGGCGCAGGGCGGGGGGAGCGACCCAGAAATAACATCTCCTCCAGGGTGGAAGAGTGCGGCCGTGactcagaagaagaaatgttttcttttcccaaaatttcccctccccagctgccccgGGACCTGCAGGACTCCCTGCTGCGGGAGTGGGGCTGGTGCCGCTTCCTCCAccagctgcctcctcttcctcctcggcGCGTCCCCCCGGCTGGGTTCGGTGGGGTCGGGGCAGGCAGGACTGTGCCCAAGGCAGCCCTGGAGGGGTGGAGGAGCCAGGAGAACGTCCTCTCTCTCCACACCTGCTTGACTGAAGTAGTttgtccatctgtccatccatccctccaCCTCTCCAGCCATCCATCGATACAATGAACCATCCATACATCCATCTACTCATCCATCCATTCACCTATCCGTCCAACGAGCCAGCCACCTGcccattcatccatccatccacctgtCCATCCATCCTTGTATCCGTCTGCCCATCCATTCACCTGTCTGTCTGTcaatccatccacccatccatccatctgtccactTGTCCATCCATCCCTCCACCTGCCCATCCATCCTtctctccatccatccttccattcATTTACCtcttcatccatccatctgtccatccatccatctgtccatccgcCTGTCCATCCACCCATGCCTCCATCCCCGACCCCGTGGGCCCTCCAGCGTGTGTGGTGCCATGGCAGGACCCTCGGGCACCCTGGCCGGGTGAGCAGGACCACGTGGGCAGAGCGCACCCACCTTCAGATCCCCCACGGCCACAGGTGGCCCTGGCCCCTCCACATGGCACCATCATCTCCCAGTGCTCCGTGCGGGGTCCCTGCTGGGCCGGGCTGGGAGGAAACCACCACAGCGGCCACCCCGCCGGAGGAAAGTGGGTGGCGGAGGAGTGTGCAACATCCAAGGGGGACAAAAATAGCACTGGTGACCACATGGGCCGGCTGCAATTTCTTCATCGCTTGGGCGCACGTCACCGGCGTCTCATGACTCTGGACAAGAGAGCGAGACAGGAAAGAAAGCGCCCGGAGAGGTTGCAGGAACCCGGCGGCTTGCAAGCGTGCCGGAGCTGACGCAGAGAAGACACGTCTGGGACATGGGCACGCTCCCGCTTGGTGCCTGGGAAAGTGAGGGCCGGTTTTTGGGGACAGGATGGGAGCAGAGCTGCGTTCACCCACCGGCCCGAGCCCCGCCGAGCTGCCTACCCTGGGGGAAAAGGCCCCAAAGAGGTTTCTGCTGCGCTCGCGCTCCCGCAGAGTCTCGCTCGTTGACCATGTGTGGCCCCCGGGGGCacccgggggctgggggggccaccCACATggccgcagccccagcccctaAGGGGGTCACAGCACCTCCCACGCACCCCAGGAGGGGACAGCAcccaccctgcccaccccactTTGCCGGGGGCGTGCCGTGCTGCCGGCAAGGGGAGAGGATGTGGGGACACGGTGACAGCATGGCAGGGGCATCCCCGGGCCGGGGGTCAAGTTCAGCCCTTTGTGCCTCAATTTCCCCCAGACGATGGGAGCTGGCCcagtgtggggcagggggagggcagaAATGGGGGAGTGGgacccgtgcctcagtttccccagggcCGGTGActtgctgggggctgcagccttTGCCCCTTTTTTGACCCAAAATAGGTGGCAGGCAAGCTGGCCACATCCTGGTCACCTTACGGTGGGGACACGGGGAGTGCCACGTTCCCCTGTCACATCCCAGCTGCTCCCATCCCACCCAGTGCCACCAACCCGGGGACCAGCTCTGGGCCACCCCCCCTGGGGCTAcgtggaaataaaaataataggacTTTTATTGACTTATTAAAAACTATGTGAAAATACAGcttgggaggagctgggggggtcACAGTCGTCCCCCCACAATAGGTGACAGCCCAGGCAGGGGCATGGGGCCATCCTGGAGGGGACACGGCTGAACCacagccctcccccccccaccttggaGATTTTGGGAGTGCCAGGGGGAACCCCAGCTCCGGGGATGCTTTCACCCCCCAGGGGTGCCCCAGAGCATCacagccaccccccccacccaacGGGACCACCCGTGGGGACACACACGGGGCGTAGGGACACGTCCCGCCGGCCCCCAGCTGTCACCCCCAGCACCAGGGTGGCACATCACCGCTCTCTggcatgtgtcccccccccatgtcccctcttCCAGCAGGTCCCCGGGGACACCCACTCTCCTCCTGAGCCCCCCCAACGCTGCGcgggcagagctggaggcagaggatGGCACAGGGCTGCCCTTCGGCCTCGCCCGTGGGGGTGGCACGGTGGGGACCGGTCCCCCCTCCCACAGGACACTGGCCCACTGCCACGAGGCCACCGGGTCCCCAAAGCCaccatgtccccacatccccagcaggcagggagcgaTGCTGCACCCGGCTCTGCTCcgtactggggtggggggagagccttaaaatgaaaaaaaataacaaatatggggggcgggggggggggggggggggggagaaagggggagcCCACCATGCCACCGCGCTGGGTCACCCGACGTGGGGACAGCCGGCCGCTATCTGCCGCTCTCCTggcgctgctgcagcagctggatcACTTCGGCGATGCCCTCCTCGGGGACCTGCCGGTGtggagggggggacacacgcacacagagcGGGTGTCAGCCCCttggggacacccccccaccgcggcgggtccctggggaagggcaggggctcACCAAAGCGTGATCGAAGTTGAAGGTGCTGATGTAATACGCCGATATGTCGGCGGCGGCCAGCGGCTCGGCGATCTGCGCCACGATGCCGCACTCGtctggggagggaaaagggaacGCCGGGGTGAGCGGTGGCCCCGGTGGCACTGCCGTGGGGACATACAGGGAGAGCATCACCCCGAAAGCACCCCCCCAGGGTAAGGGGAGGATGGGTGGTGgtggcacggggagggggggggacacggccgcCGCGGCCAAACTCACCGAAGCCGAGGGGCTGCCCGCCGATCCGCACCATCCGCCACAGCTCTCCCGTCGAGCTGGTCAGCAGCAGGTCGCTGGGGAACCTGAGAGAGGGGGGGCCCTGAATGTAAACCCCCCCCCCGTCCctgagcccccagccctggggacagacagacagacagacagtccCAGGGCTGGTACCTACCGCTTCTGGGTTTCGGCATCCATCACGATGGAGATGTAGCCCTCGATGAGGGAGAAGGCGAAGAAGGTGATGGAGTCGAGGTCCTGGCTGCCGGCGCCAGCCTCCCTCGGGGGGCTgcagagcggggcggggggggggaagagccaCAGGGAGGGGTCACGACCCCCGAAATTGGGAGGAGAAGGGGTTGGTGGTGGCACTGAGTGTCTTTGAGCATCACGTTGGGATGCCGCAGGGTGagccggcggtggcggggaggagaagggggatggGAGCGGGTGCTACCCGCAGGGTCTGCAGCTCGCACAGCCGCTGGGTTGGGGGACAGCAGATGCCAGCTGCGGGCAGGACAGGGATGACACTGGCTTTTGGGGCATTCCCAAAACACTGCGGTGCCTCCGGAGCAGGAGGGTACCACCAGAAGGGACCCCATCCTGAGGGACACGGGAGGTCCCAGCCAGGAGCATCCCCTCGCCCCAGCACCACTGGCCTTTTGCAACCCACCCTCTCCTGTTTTGccatcccccctccccaggctttTCTGCAACGGGGGGCTCGTCCCTCGGGTCACCTCGGGGCTCCCACCTCCCACGGCGGCAGCAGGACCCACGGCACCCACgtggctgcagccccccagcacgCTTGGGAGGGCAAAACCAGCTTGCCAAACACACCCAGAGCTTGAAAAGCCACTGGGAGCGAGGTTGGGGGGGACACGTCACCGCAGTTCAGGTGGCACCGGGCGAGGGGCCACCAccgtgtccccgtccccgggACCCACCTGTGGGAGTAGAAGAGGACGTCGATGAGCATGGTGGCGATGGCGGGCAGCGTGTCGGGGGCCACGGTCAGGACGCAGAAGCGGGTCTGGGGGCTCTGCACTGGGTGCAGCGTGGGGCTGGCGGCTGGCGAGGGGGGAGAGCCACCCGTCAGGCGTGGGGACAGCTTGGGGACAATACCGCAGTGCCACCCCGTGGCCACCGCAGCCACGGCCCGCCATCCCTCGGGGTGCAGAGGGGTGGCCCTGGGGGGTCCCCCGAGGATGCGGGTACCGCCGGTGGGAGCTGGAGCATCTCAGCGGGAAGCGGGTGGCCCTGGGGGACGGGGTGGCCCCGGGGGACGTGGGACCCGGTATCGCTCACCCGGCTTGGGCTTGAGGAAGCCGTTGCTCACATCGTCGCAGGTGACAGGGACGCACTCGCCGCTTTCTTCCTTGTAGATGTCAAACTCCCCCGCCAGCGTGTGGATCACCACCGGCAGGTCCCGTTCCCGAACCTGGCCGGGGGTGCAGGATCAGGGCCGGTACCGCCAACCCTCCccgcagaccccccccccccccatgcagctCTGCCACCGGAGCCAACATCCCGGTGGGACCAGGCACTGCCGTCCCCGTCATCCCGCGGCACTCACCAGGATGAAGTCGGTCTGGTACGTGGAGAGCATCAACACCGAGACGTGGTGCTCGGCCAGCGGCGCGATGACCGACCTGGCAATCTTGGTGACGCCGGTGGCCTGGCAGCCGGAGGGCTCCCGGCCGTTGGAGACGACGCTGAGCACCAGCCACGTCGAATCCGCCACCTGCATGAACTCGGAGGGCGGCAGCTCTGCAAGGGataaggggaaactgaggcacgaggcTCCCCGGGGCTCGGCACAGCCGAACGGCATCCGATGCCGCACGCGCTGCCCGTGCCGCAGAGCTCGCACCGGCTCGGGCACCGCATGTCACACTGTTCCTCGGGAAATGAGCCGGCCTGGCGCAGCCGGGACAGGATCAGCCCCAGTTGTGGGGCTGGAGATGCTGGTCTGGGGGCGCAGACCGGCCCCATCCACAAGCGGAACGAGCCAGACAGGGCTCAGCCGCTCCAGGTGCTGAGGCGGCATCTGAATTTGGCCACAGGGACGAGCGGGGCCGAGGCTacgaccccccccccaagccaggGACGCGTCTCTCCTCCCCGCACCAGCACCCTGGGCTGGGTGCAAGGGGGTGTCAGGGTGCACTGCACCCCAAAACTGGCACCGCCAGggccctggggctgcctggctcATCCCCTGCCCCCCAGGAACCCCCAGCCCAGCATCCAGCACCGGGGatgctcggggagggggggacacggggcACTGGAGGGGACGAGGGAAGGGCCACCCCGCCGTCCCAGGGGTGCCAGCACCTCAtgccagcccggcggggagggctgAGCCCAGGCTGGCGGGGGGCCAGGGCTCCCTCCCAAAACCACTGCTTTTGTTGGCAGGGAGGGCGCGCGCTGGCCGGTTCCTTCCTGCCCTGGGACTcggtgggggggggacgggggttgtgcttgtgccccccccccccgctgcaccCACCCTTCTACCCAGGGGAGGGGCTGGCACTGCCCGGGGTGCCCCCAGGATTCAtccaaacaacaccccccccccggcacctccttccccaccccacagtGCTCCCTCCCTGGAAGGGACGGAGTGGGGTGGGCACCCATGGGGTCTCCAaactgctcccccccccccccgcctggcAAAGGTGGGAGGCAGCACCCATGGGAGACGGCCCCGCACGAGCACCCAGCCCTTCGGTGGGCGCCTGGCATCCCAGCCCAGCTGAGAAAGCAAACTCATCACACCAGTGGCGGACGGGAGGTTGCCCCAGGGAGGGGTCCGGCACCCACGGAGGGGGGACCCCATCAGACGATGGGCTCCGTACCCCGCTCCCGAACGATGGCTCGGGGcagggcgggagcggggccggatCCGGGGGCCTCGGCGGGTGTTTCCAGCGCCTGTTCCCGCTCAGGAAGCGCCAGAACGGCCTCGGCTCAGGCCCAGGTCCgagtttcagggctggggctgggggggggacacacgactcACGGGGACGTGGGGACCTGTCCCAGCGCTCGCCGCTTAATCGCTTTTCAACACCACCCTGGGCGAGGCTGTGAGAGTGCGGGGGGGGACACCCCGCTGTCCTTCTGCCACCCACCCCGGGGCTTAATCCGGACCcccaagggaaaagaaggggtgCAGCTCTCCTCTGCTGGGGGTTCCCCTCTCTGGCTCCGCAGCGGGGAGGACgctggcagcccccccccagccccaggaggggGTACACACGGCGCAGCGGGGCCACCGGCTCGCAGGACCATTGTTCGGCACTTCCCGCCCTCCCCTCGGGATTGAGGAATATTTGTCCGCAGGCCCCGAAATAAAACAATACGTGGGGAACGGCTCTGGctctggggcggggggagagccCGACCCCACGGCCCCTTCCCCGAGCAAAGGGccggggagggaggtgggagctggATCCGGCCGGCGAGCACCCCGTGGCCGGAGCGCTGACCCTTGCTCCTTGGGGCACGTCCAAAGCGATAAGCTGCGGTCGGCTCCTGCGGCCTCGGCAGGAAAGTTTGGGCGTGGGAAGCCAGGACAGGATCCGGACCCTCCGGCACAGCCCGTTGGGCCGGTACCCCCCGGCAGGACCGGCGGTGAGGCTGACGGAACGGCACGCGCTGGGTCACCGAGGGTGGGGACATTGCCGAAGGACACCTCCTGGGGAGGGGGACTGGCCTGCAAGGGCTCAAACCCCCCCCCTGGACACCCCAAAACCTGgtccctgctgccaggcagggctCACCCTCGCCAGCCCGGGTGGGCGCAGAATCGGCCCCCGCTCTGCCGAAGCGCCGGCCGGCCCTGGCCTTTACCGGGCAAGGGGAAGAGACGAAAGCGGCCGAGGGAATGATGGCAGGAGGTCTGGCAGCAGCACCCCGAGCAGGCAGGGAGCCCGGAGCGCTGCCCGCGGGCATCCCGGGAGGTACCTGCCTCCTGCCCGGAGCACCCGGGCTTTCGGCAGGCACCGGGGTCCCCGCAGACCGTCCCCACCAGGTTGGCAGCCCGGTCCCACGAGCCGGCGGAGAAGCAGCTCTGCCTGGGAGGGGGTTATTAGGGCAAAGGCAGCCACGCCGGGAGAGCCTCGGCCGGGCAAGCTGGTACATCCCCAGCGCAGGCGCCGAGGGGATGGGAGCTCCGCGGCCGGGAGCCCCGGGGATGGGCACGTAACCGAGGGAGCCTCGCTACAAGCCGGGACTCGCTCCCCGCGGCCCAGGCCCGGAGCGCTGCTGGGCTCAGCCAGGCTGAGAACGTGCACAGCTCGTGTCTGCGGTGCCAGCCCACCCTGCAAGGGCCGTGGAAGCCACCGCACGCTACCTTTGAAGCCTTCCTCGTCCAGCATGATGGTGTAGTCCTCGGGGGTCTCCGTCAGGCTGAAGAACTTGcacctgaagacaaaaaaaaccccaaacccggCGCTGCCGACCCCAAAaccgccgcctccccggggaTGAGATGGGGGGAAGCCGGAGCGGTACGGGGTAccggaggaggaggatggggaggaaggcCGGTACCTGCAGCGCTGGGGCAGAAAGAGCAGCTTGAGCAGCGGGTGGGTGTAGAGCCAGAGCCCGCGGCGGGCCAGGCTCAGCACCCGCACCCGGTGCTCCAGGATGTGCAGGTCCATGGCGGCCGCGCCGCATCGgaccccggcgccgccgccgctataaagcccggccccggccccgccccggccccgccccggccccgccccacGCCGCGGGAGGGGCAACGGCCCGCCCCGCCTCCCGGTGCCCGGTGGGGCTCGGTCCCGGCACCGCGACCCGGAGCCCCGGGGTGGCCCCGCCGGATCAGACCCGGTGCCCGGAGCAGCCCCGGTTCCGAGCCGCGGGGTGCTCGTACCGGAGCAGCCCCGGGGGGTTCGTACCGGACCCGACCCGCAGCCCCAGGACCAGCCCCAATTCAGAACCCCCGGGGTGCCCGACCCGGGGGTCTCACCCTGCTCAGCCCCCGCCAGCACCAGTCAGGCTGGGACCGGACCCACTGGGAACCCAAAtgccgacacccccccccccaatacctcCTCCACCCCGGCCCCAAATCCGCCAGcttggggccggggggggggggggggggggtgagccccAACAAGCCGGCCTGGCAGCAGGGATTTACCAAAATCTGGGCAGCAGCCCCCCGAGCCACCATTCGCAGGGGCAGAGGGGAAACCCAGCACCGCGAACAGGCCCCATCCTGCAGCCGCCCCCCTGGGAAAAGCGAGTTTTGGAGGGAGGAATGGAGGTTTGGGCAAGATTCCTGCCTGCAGGAAgcacggggagggagggagagagggccCGGGCACCATTTTGTGCATGGAAAACAGCTCTGGGGTGTCAGGGGATAAATTAGGGGTCTCCTGGCTCTGTTCGGGCACAGGAGCTGTgacactgggaggggggggggccggcaAGGGAGCTCACCCCATGGCAGCCATCACTGCCGTCACAAGCTGGGGCAGGTCTCAGCGTCCTCCCATTTACACTTCAAacaggggcagccccagggctgggtgagacggcaaggctgggtcagggctTGGACACCCTGCGTGGCTCTGCCAGGGCGGTGACAGAGAGGGGACACcagcaggaccccccccagcacctgccccccccccccaaaaccacagcacCCTGGGGAGATGGGGTCCAGGATAGCCTGCGGCGACAGGAGGGTGACGGGAAGACAGGGTAGGAGCCGCAGGCGCTGCACCTTTACACAATCCTGCTTTATTTACCCCTTTGTACAAAACCATTTTTCCCCGCTTTATTTTACAAAGCCGCCCCTGGCCCTTGGGGAGGGCGGGGGAGAGAGGGGACCCCGCAACCAGGGAGCACCCGGCCGCTCACCCACCCCATCTCACCTCCACCGGGGCTTCGGGGTGGGTGGcagtggtggggagggggcagggtgaacgctcccccctccccgagccaCGGGGAGCCCGGGGacggggtgtgggggggcttTAGCCTCATGGTTGTGGTCTGGCATCAAATCCTGCTGCCTCCGGCGCATCCCGCTTGCGGCTCCCAACCTCGGTCCCTGTCCTGCCACGGTTACTGCCACGGAGGAATAATAAATAGGCTCAGTGAGTAGGTAAATTCAGTACTACATATAGGGCTACAGTTTGATATATCCTCACTAGATAAAGAGGAGGGGGGGCAAGGGGTCCCCCCCGACTCCTCGCGTACCCCCAGTCCCCCCGCGCCAGGCGCGAGTGCTCGGGAACTGGGTCTGGGTCTGCCCGGCCGgtgcagggcaggcagaagggTGGGGGGCTATGGGAGGGACcctgggggggggtggcgggTCGAGGGGCTCTGGGACAGGGACAAGGGGCCGAGGGGCAGctcggccccccccccagccgcagGGAGGGAGCTCAGGTGGCTCAGCCACCCCCTGCCAGGGCTCCCACCGCTCGTGGTGCCAGCACCCCGCCGGGGTGGGCGCCCGGCGCAGACTGAAGGCGGACCCTTTGGTCACCCCACCTGGCCAAGCTCCCACAGATGCCCCCCCCCCTCGGCTTCGAGCCCACCCCGAGCGGGCATCCCTGCACACGGG
Above is a genomic segment from Harpia harpyja isolate bHarHar1 chromosome 9, bHarHar1 primary haplotype, whole genome shotgun sequence containing:
- the CASTOR1 gene encoding cytosolic arginine sensor for mTORC1 subunit 1, whose amino-acid sequence is MDLHILEHRVRVLSLARRGLWLYTHPLLKLLFLPQRCRCKFFSLTETPEDYTIMLDEEGFKELPPSEFMQVADSTWLVLSVVSNGREPSGCQATGVTKIARSVIAPLAEHHVSVLMLSTYQTDFILVRERDLPVVIHTLAGEFDIYKEESGECVPVTCDDVSNGFLKPKPAASPTLHPVQSPQTRFCVLTVAPDTLPAIATMLIDVLFYSHSPPREAGAGSQDLDSITFFAFSLIEGYISIVMDAETQKRFPSDLLLTSSTGELWRMVRIGGQPLGFDECGIVAQIAEPLAAADISAYYISTFNFDHALVPEEGIAEVIQLLQQRQESGR